In a genomic window of Brassica rapa cultivar Chiifu-401-42 chromosome A10, CAAS_Brap_v3.01, whole genome shotgun sequence:
- the LOC103844291 gene encoding mitochondrial import receptor subunit TOM9-1, which produces MAPERKGAGKSGGIDSSILAKIINHEVASKGRRAACGAVYVSKKLLRSTGKAAWIAGTTFLILVVPLFIQAERDQMLGEIEFQQASILGPPPPGAL; this is translated from the coding sequence ATGGCGCCTGAGAGAAAAGGAGCTGGCAAATCCGGCGGTATAGACTCGAGCATCTTAGCGAAGATCATAAATCACGAAGTCGCCTCTAAGGGGAGACGCGCAGCGTGCGGCGCAGTCTACGTGTCGAAGAAGCTGTTACGAAGTACGGGGAAAGCTGCGTGGATCGCGGGAACGACTTTTCTCATCCTCGTCGTGCCTTTGTTCATACAAGCGGAGCGAGATCAGATGTTAGGCGAGATTGAGTTTCAGCAAGCCAGCATTCTCGGACCTCCACCTCCCGGAGCTCTATAA
- the LOC103844289 gene encoding pre-mRNA-processing factor 39 isoform X1, with translation MGDSEAMVAQGYTSAPYGDYNTSAAATTVESTGQENASLVNGTGPEGGSSAPVENGKASDEVAVTAPGAEHGDNAVSTLSPEEERLWSIVRANSSEFNAWTALIDETERIAQDNIAKIRKVYDAFLAEFPLCYGYWKKYADHEARVGAMDKVVEVYERAVQGVTYSVDIWVHYCTFAINTYGDPDTIRRLFERALVYVGTDFLSSPLWDKYIEYECMQQDWSRVTMIYTKILENPIQNLDRYFANFKELAETRPLSELRSAEESAAVAAASDASKAAPSESDGKADEEKSQADGSSEQSPKLETAGSTDPEELKKYIAIREAMYIKAKEFESKIIGFEMAIRRPYFHVRPLNAAELENWHNYLDFIEKDGDFNKVVKLYERCLVACANYPEYWIRYVLSMETSGSMDLADNALARATQVFVKRQPEIHLFAARLKEQNGDIAGARAAFQLVHSEISPGLVEAVIKHANMEQRQGNLEDAFALYEQVIALEKGKENSTVLPLLYAQYSRFSYLVSGDAEKARKILVEALDHVQPSKPLLETVLHFESFLPAPRQIDYLAPFVEKVINPNSDAQNVASSTEREELSLIYVEFLGLFGDVKTIKKAEDQHAKLFRRSTSELRKRSADDFLSSDRTKMAKTYNGTPPAQPASAQSQWSGGYAAQPQTWPQAQAAPAQPQQWNPAYGQQAAYGAYPAGYTAPQAPAPVPQAAAYGAYPAQAYPAQSYAPPVAGAAPVQQPTAAAPQAYYNTYY, from the exons ATGGGAGACAGCGAGGCCATGGTTGCCCAGGGATATACCTCTGCACCATATGGAGATTATAATACTTCTGCTGCTGCTACAACTGTGGAATCTACAGGGCAAGAAAACGCTTCTTTGGTCAATGGGACTGGCCCTGAAGGTGGTTCAAGTGCGCCAGTGGAGAATGGAAAGGCATCAGATGAGGTGGCTGTAACAGCTCCAGGAGCGGAGCATGGAGACAATGCTG TATCTACTCTTTCACCGGAAGAGGAGCGCCTATGGAGTATTGTAAGGGCTAATTCTTCAGAGTTCAATGCTTGGACTGCCCTGATTGACGAGACAGAGAGGATAGCTCAG GACAATATAGCGAAAATTCGGAAGGTGTATGATGCTTTTCTAGCTGAATTTCCTTTGTGTTATGGCTATTGGAAGAAGTACGCGGATCATGAGGCTCGTGTGGGGGCGATGGACAAAGTCGTGGAGGTTTACGAAAGAGCAGTGCAGGGGGTGACATATTCAGTGGACATTTGGGTTCATTATTGCACTTTTGCCATCAATACATATGGAGATCCAGACACCATTAGAAG GCTTTTTGAACGAGCTCTAGTTTACGTTGGGACTGATTTTCTGTCGTCTCCATTGTGGGACAAATACATTGAGTATGAGTGCATGCAGCAGGACTGGAGCCGAGTTACCATGATTTACACCAAAATATTGGAAAATCCTATTCAAAATCTTGATAGATACTTCGCCAA CTTTAAGGAACTAGCCGAAACAAGGCCTCTGTCAGAACTAAGGAGTGCCGAGGAATCTGCGGCAGTTGCAGCTGCTAGTGATGCTTCTAAAGCTGCACCATCTGAGTCTGATGGAAAGGCAGATGAAGAAAAATCTCAAGCTGATGGTTCCTCCGAACAATCTCCCAAATTGGAAACTGCTGGTTCAACTGACCCCGAGGAGTTGAAGAAATACATTGCCATCAGAGAAGCCATGTATATTAAAGCCAAAGAGTTTGAATCCAAGATCATTGGTTTTGAAATGGCTATAAGAAGGCCATATTTCCATGTGCGGCCTCTCAATGCTGCAGAGCTAGAGAACTGGCATAACTATCTGGATTTCATAGAGAAGGATGGAGACTTTAATAAG GTTGTCAAGCTATATGAAAGATGTCTAGTGGCATGTGCAAATTACCCTGAATACTGGATTCGATATGTACTAAGCATGGAAACAAGTGGAAGTATGGACCTTGCAGACAACGCCCTTGCTCGAGCAACTCAAGTGTTTGTCAAG AGACAACCAGAAATTCACCTTTTTGCTGCTCGATTAAAAGAGCAAAATGGGGACATAGCTGGTGCAAGAGCTGCATTCCAATTAGTGCATTCTGAAATTTCTCCCGGACTTGTTGAAGCAGTGATTAAACATGCGAACATGGAACAGCGACAA GGAAATCTTGAGGATGCTTTCGCATTGTATGAGCAAGTGATTGCTCTTgaaaagggaaaagagaactccaCAGTACTGCCGCTGCTGTATGCTCAGTATTCAAGATTTTCATATTTG GTTTCAGGGGACGCTGAGAAAGCTAGGAAGATTCTAGTCGAAGCACTTGACCACGTGCAGCCTTCAAAACCTCTCCTGGAAACAGTGCTTCATTTTGAGAGTTTTCTACCAGCACCAAGACAGATTGATTACCTTGCGCCATTTGTTGAGAAGGTTATAAATCCAAATTCAGATGCCCAGAACGTTGCAAGCTCCACTGAGAGAGAAGAGCTATCGTTGATATATGTAGAG TTCTTGGGCCTTTTTGGAGATGTCAAGACCATCAAAAAGGCAGAAGATCAACACGCTAAACTCTTTCGCCGGAGCACGTCAGAGCTGAGAAAGCGTAGCGCAGATGACTTTCTATCTTCTGATAGGACAAAAATGGCGAAAACATACAACGGCACTCCTCCTGCTCAGCCAGCGTCTGCACAGTCTCAATGGTCTGGTGGATACGCTGCACAGCCTCAGACTTGGCCACAAGCACAAGCCGCTCCTGCACAACCACAACAATGGAACCCCGCCTATGGCCAGCag GCTGCGTATGGTGCATATCCCGCTGGTTATACTGCTCCACAAGCACCAGCACCAGTGCCACAAGCTGCTGCTTATGGCGCATATCCTGCTCAG GCATATCCAGCACAGAGTTACGCACCTCCTGTTGCTGGTGCAGCACCGGTCCAGCAACCCACTGCTGCTGCTCCTCAAGCTTACTACAACACTTACTACTGA
- the LOC103844289 gene encoding pre-mRNA-processing factor 39 isoform X2: protein MLFLGRLFERALVYVGTDFLSSPLWDKYIEYECMQQDWSRVTMIYTKILENPIQNLDRYFANFKELAETRPLSELRSAEESAAVAAASDASKAAPSESDGKADEEKSQADGSSEQSPKLETAGSTDPEELKKYIAIREAMYIKAKEFESKIIGFEMAIRRPYFHVRPLNAAELENWHNYLDFIEKDGDFNKVVKLYERCLVACANYPEYWIRYVLSMETSGSMDLADNALARATQVFVKRQPEIHLFAARLKEQNGDIAGARAAFQLVHSEISPGLVEAVIKHANMEQRQGNLEDAFALYEQVIALEKGKENSTVLPLLYAQYSRFSYLVSGDAEKARKILVEALDHVQPSKPLLETVLHFESFLPAPRQIDYLAPFVEKVINPNSDAQNVASSTEREELSLIYVEFLGLFGDVKTIKKAEDQHAKLFRRSTSELRKRSADDFLSSDRTKMAKTYNGTPPAQPASAQSQWSGGYAAQPQTWPQAQAAPAQPQQWNPAYGQQAAYGAYPAGYTAPQAPAPVPQAAAYGAYPAQAYPAQSYAPPVAGAAPVQQPTAAAPQAYYNTYY, encoded by the exons ATGCTTTTTCTAGGAAG GCTTTTTGAACGAGCTCTAGTTTACGTTGGGACTGATTTTCTGTCGTCTCCATTGTGGGACAAATACATTGAGTATGAGTGCATGCAGCAGGACTGGAGCCGAGTTACCATGATTTACACCAAAATATTGGAAAATCCTATTCAAAATCTTGATAGATACTTCGCCAA CTTTAAGGAACTAGCCGAAACAAGGCCTCTGTCAGAACTAAGGAGTGCCGAGGAATCTGCGGCAGTTGCAGCTGCTAGTGATGCTTCTAAAGCTGCACCATCTGAGTCTGATGGAAAGGCAGATGAAGAAAAATCTCAAGCTGATGGTTCCTCCGAACAATCTCCCAAATTGGAAACTGCTGGTTCAACTGACCCCGAGGAGTTGAAGAAATACATTGCCATCAGAGAAGCCATGTATATTAAAGCCAAAGAGTTTGAATCCAAGATCATTGGTTTTGAAATGGCTATAAGAAGGCCATATTTCCATGTGCGGCCTCTCAATGCTGCAGAGCTAGAGAACTGGCATAACTATCTGGATTTCATAGAGAAGGATGGAGACTTTAATAAG GTTGTCAAGCTATATGAAAGATGTCTAGTGGCATGTGCAAATTACCCTGAATACTGGATTCGATATGTACTAAGCATGGAAACAAGTGGAAGTATGGACCTTGCAGACAACGCCCTTGCTCGAGCAACTCAAGTGTTTGTCAAG AGACAACCAGAAATTCACCTTTTTGCTGCTCGATTAAAAGAGCAAAATGGGGACATAGCTGGTGCAAGAGCTGCATTCCAATTAGTGCATTCTGAAATTTCTCCCGGACTTGTTGAAGCAGTGATTAAACATGCGAACATGGAACAGCGACAA GGAAATCTTGAGGATGCTTTCGCATTGTATGAGCAAGTGATTGCTCTTgaaaagggaaaagagaactccaCAGTACTGCCGCTGCTGTATGCTCAGTATTCAAGATTTTCATATTTG GTTTCAGGGGACGCTGAGAAAGCTAGGAAGATTCTAGTCGAAGCACTTGACCACGTGCAGCCTTCAAAACCTCTCCTGGAAACAGTGCTTCATTTTGAGAGTTTTCTACCAGCACCAAGACAGATTGATTACCTTGCGCCATTTGTTGAGAAGGTTATAAATCCAAATTCAGATGCCCAGAACGTTGCAAGCTCCACTGAGAGAGAAGAGCTATCGTTGATATATGTAGAG TTCTTGGGCCTTTTTGGAGATGTCAAGACCATCAAAAAGGCAGAAGATCAACACGCTAAACTCTTTCGCCGGAGCACGTCAGAGCTGAGAAAGCGTAGCGCAGATGACTTTCTATCTTCTGATAGGACAAAAATGGCGAAAACATACAACGGCACTCCTCCTGCTCAGCCAGCGTCTGCACAGTCTCAATGGTCTGGTGGATACGCTGCACAGCCTCAGACTTGGCCACAAGCACAAGCCGCTCCTGCACAACCACAACAATGGAACCCCGCCTATGGCCAGCag GCTGCGTATGGTGCATATCCCGCTGGTTATACTGCTCCACAAGCACCAGCACCAGTGCCACAAGCTGCTGCTTATGGCGCATATCCTGCTCAG GCATATCCAGCACAGAGTTACGCACCTCCTGTTGCTGGTGCAGCACCGGTCCAGCAACCCACTGCTGCTGCTCCTCAAGCTTACTACAACACTTACTACTGA
- the LOC103844286 gene encoding uncharacterized protein LOC103844286, whose product MLGYKCLHWDNVSDSRPLKDPETFSLPAPIPQWPPGQGFGSGTINLGKLEVIEITDFEFIWRYRSTENNNKCISFYKPKGHLPKDFHCLGHYCQSDSHPLRGYLLAARDLSASLEQEPALAEPLDFTPVWSSNDSSNGYFWLPQPPEGYKSMGFIVTKSSAKPELNEVRCVRADLTDKCETHKLIVTAVSESLTVPLFIWRTRPSDRGMWGKGVSTGTFFCRTRLVSREQHLSISCLKNLDSGLHAMPNLDQIQALIQHYGPTLIFHPDETYLPSSVSWFFSNGAVLCQKGNPICELIDENGSNLPQGGSNDKQYWIDLPFDDDHVKRGNIESSKLYVHVKPALGGTFTDLVFWIFCPFNGPATLKLGLIDVSLISIGQHVCDWEHFTLRISNYSGELYSIYFSQHSGGEWIECYDLQFVTGTNKAVVYSSKHGHASFPRAGVYLQGSTTLGIGIRNDTARSDLFVDSSSRYEIVAAEYLGAVVKEPPWLQYMREWGPKIVYDSREEIERLASRFPRTVGVTVGNVLRKLPVELSGEEGPTGPKEKNNWYGDERW is encoded by the exons ATGTTAGGTTACAAATGTCTCCACTGGGACAATGTCAGTGATTCGCGGCCATTGAAGGACCCTGAAACCTTCTCTCTTCCGGCTCCTATCCCTCAATGGCCTCCAG GTCAAGGCTTTGGCTCCGGAACGATCAATCTCGGCAAGCTAGAAGTCATCGAAATCACAGACTTTGAATTCATATGGCGATACAGATCCACAGAGAACAACAACAAGTGCATTTCATTCTACAAACCAAAAGGACATTTACCTAAAGATTTCCACTGCTTAGGTCACTACTGTCAATCTGATTCTCATCCCTTGAGAGGCTATCTTCTCGCTGCAAGAGACTTATCAGCTTCACTAGAACAAGAACCTGCATTAGCCGAACCTCTTGATTTTACACCGGTCTGGAGCTCAAATGATTCATCAAATGGTTACTTCTGGTTACCGCAGCCTCCTGAAGGTTATAAATCAATGGGGTTTATCGTCACAAAGAGCTCCGCGAAACCTGAGTTGAATGAAGTTAGATGCGTAAGAGCTGATCTCACTGATAAATGCGAAACACACAAACTCATCGTCACAGCCGTTTCGGAATCTTTAACAGTTCCTTTGTTTATATGGAGAACTCGTCCTTCAGACCGAGGGATGTGGGGAAAAGGTGTCTCTACAGGTACTTTCTTCTGCAGAACTCGCCTTGTCTCCAGAGAACAACATCTCAGTATCTCTTGTCTGAAAAACCTAGATTCCGGTTTACACGCAATGCCGAACCTTGATCAGATTCAAGCCTTGATCCAACACTACGGTCCTACACTAATCTTCCACCCTGACGAAACCTACTTACCATCTTCTGTCTCGTGGTTCTTCAGCAACGGTGCAGTCCTATGCCAAAAGGGTAATCCCATTTGCGAACTCATCGATGAAAATGGCTCGAACTTGCCTCAAGGAGGAAGCAACGACAAGCAGTACTGGATAGACTTGCCGTTTGATGATGATCACGTCAAGAGAGGTAACATCGAAAGCTCGAAGCTTTACGTGCACGTCAAGCCAGCTCTTGGAGGGACGTTCACGGATCTTGTCTTCTGGATCTTCTGTCCTTTCAACGGACCAGCTACTTTAAAGCTAGGACTCATCGATGTTTCCTTGATCAGTATAGGCCAACACGTCTGTGACTGGGAACATTTCACTCTCAGAATCAGCAACTACTCAG GTGAACTCTACTCAATCTACTTCTCTCAACACAGCGGCGGCGAGTGGATCGAATGTTACGATCTACAGTTCGTCACCGGAACCAACAAAGCCGTCGTGTACTCGTCGAAACACGGCCACGCGAGCTTTCCTAGAGCAGGTGTTTACTTGCAAGGTTCAACGACGCTTGGGATCGGGATAAGGAACGACACAGCACGTAGCGATCTCTTTGTTGATTCCAGCTCAAGGTACGAGATCGTCGCGGCGGAGTATCTCGGCGCGGTGGTGAAGGAACCGCCGTGGCTGCAGTATATGAGAGAGTGGGGGCCGAAGATTGTGTACGACTCGAGGGAGGAGATTGAGAGGCTTGCGAGTCGGTTTCCGAGGACGGTTGGTGTCACGGTGGGTAATGTGTTGAGGAAGCTTCCGGTGGAGTTATCCGGCGAGGAAGGTCCGACGGGTCCTAAGGAGAAGAATAATTGGTACGGTGATGAAAGATGGTga
- the LOC103844287 gene encoding auxin-responsive protein IAA10 — MSGFRDGCSSSGSVNVMIGVSSPAEEGEDDNAAAVALSSEDSCSPDETVAGTEIDLALGLSIGLNRSRNHSSKVRSFSSSLASSSSSSLTKESGTKRSADSSAAASKGQVAVGWPPLRTYRINSLVNQAKSVPTEDDIQKDTTTTTTKNSVVAAVKNDEVGFIKSPMLVKVTMDGVIIGRKIDLNALDSYEALAKTLEQMFFHTPSSVTTTRCKETTRASELLDGSSEYIITYQDKDGDWMLVGDVPWLMFLGCVKRLRIMRRSGETGGGK; from the exons ATGAGTGGTTTCCGAGATGGTTGTTCATCAAGTGGCTCGGTGAATGTGATGATCGGAGTATCATCACCagctgaagaaggagaagacgaCAACGCCGCCGCCGTGGCTCTGTCGTCGGAGGATTCTTGTTCCCCCGACGAGACGGTGGCGGGAACAGAGATCGACTTAGCTCTGGGTCTTAGCATTGGTTTGAACAGAAGTAGGAATCACTCATCAAAGGTTCGGTCTTTTTCTTCATCTTTGGCTTCCTCTTCGTCTTCGTCTCTGACCAAAGAAAGTGGGACGAAACGGTCTGCTGATTCTTCTGCGGCTGCCTCAAAAGG ACAAGTTGCGGTAGGGTGGCCGCCTCTACGGACTTACAGAATCAACAGTTTGGTCAACCAAGCAAAGTCCGTGCCCACTGAAGACGACATTCAAAAggacacaacaacaacaacaacaaaaaacagcGTGGTGGCTGCAGTGAAGAACGATGAGGTTGGATTCATCAAATCTCCAATGCTTGTGAAGGTTACAATGGACGGAGTTATAATTGGAAGGAAGATTGATCTCAATGCTCTTGATTCTTATGAAGCCTTGGCGAAAACATTGGAACAAATGTTTTTCCACACACCTTCTTCTGTAACAACAACAA GATGCAAGGAAACAACACGTGCTTCAGAACTGCTAGATGGCTCATCAGAATATATTATAACGTATCAAGATAAAGACGGAGATTGGATGCTTGTAGGAGATGTTCCTTGGCT gATGTTCCTTGGGTGCGTGAAAAGACTGAGAATCATGAGAAGATCAGGTGAGACTGGAGGTGGCAAGTAG
- the LOC103844288 gene encoding subtilisin-like protease SBT1.2, with the protein MEPKTLFVFFTIFLLFVSSSSESLKKQTYVIQLHPNSQSAKAFPSKLDWHLSFLQEAVLGIEEENEDPSSRILYSYDSAIEGFSAQLTESEAKTLKNLPEVVAVRPDHVLQLQTTYSYKFLGLNGPGPSSVWSKSRSGQGTIIGVLDTGVWPESPSFDDTGMPSIPSKWKGVCQEGESFTPSNCNKKLIGARFFIRGHRVANSPLDSPNMPREYISARDSTGHGTHTASTAGGSSVSMASVLGNGAGVASGMAPGAHVAVYKVCWFNGCYSSDILAAIDVAIQDKVDVLSLSLGGFPIPLYDDTIAIGTFRATEHGISVVCAGGNNGPLASSVANTAPWVSTIGAGTLDRKFPGVVRLANGKLLYGESLYPGKGIKKAERELEIVYVAGGDKGSEFCLRGSLPRESVQGKMVICDRGVNGRSEKGQAVKEAGGVAMILANTEINQEEDSVDVHLIPATLIGYEESVVLKGYVRDTVRAKARLIFGGTVIGRSRGPDVAQFSARGPSLANPSVLKPDLIAPGVNIIAAWPQNLGPTGLPYDSRRVNFTVMSGTSMSCPHVSGITALIRSAYPSWSPAAIRSAMMTTADLYDRRGKEIRDGDKPAGVFAIGAGHVNPVKAINPGLVYNIQPVDYIAYLCTIGFTRSDILAITHRNVSCGVVLRKSPGFSLNYPSISVIFRRGRTKEMVTRRVTNVGSPNSVYTVNVKAPMGINVIVKPKRLVFSHVDQTLSYRVWFVLKKGSRGEKVADSFADGQLTWVDSRNVMQRVRSPISVTLKNYH; encoded by the coding sequence ATGGAACCTAAGACTCTCTTTGTCTTCTTCActatctttcttctctttgtttcttcttcctcaGAATCCCTAAAGAAACAGACTTACGTCATTCAGCTTCACCCTAATAGCCAATCAGCTAAGGCCTTTCCCTCAAAGCTTGATTGGcatctttcttttcttcaagAAGCTGTTCTAGGTATTGAAGAAGAAAACGAAGACCCTTCTTCACGGATTCTCTACTCTTATGACTCTGCCATTGAAGGATTCTCAGCTCAGCTAACCGAGTCAGAAGCCAAAACTCTAAAGAACTTACCCGAAGTTGTTGCAGTAAGACCTGACCATGTTCTCCAACTCCAAACCACTTACTCCTACAAGTTCTTGGGACTCAACGGTCCAGGACCCTCCAGCGTCTGGTCTAAATCCCGGTCCGGCCAAGGCACAATCATCGGTGTTCTCGATACAGGAGTCTGGCCCGAAAGCCCTAGCTTCGACGATACAGGGATGCCTTCTATCCCAAGCAAATGGAAAGGTGTTTGCCAAGAAGGAGAGAGCTTCACTCCCTCAAACTGTAACAAGAAACTAATCGGCGCTAGATTCTTCATCAGAGGCCACCGCGTAGCTAACTCTCCTTTGGACTCACCAAACATGCCTCGCGAGTACATATCCGCACGAGACTCCACGGGGCACGGCACCCACACCGCCTCAACTGCTGGCGGCTCCTCTGTTTCCATGGCGAGCGTTCTCGGCAACGGAGCCGGCGTGGCTAGCGGGATGGCGCCCGGAGCTCACGTGGCGGTGTACAAAGTCTGCTGGTTCAACGGCTGTTACAGCTCAGACATTCTGGCGGCGATAGACGTAGCGATACAAGACAAAGTTGACGTTCTATCCCTCTCCCTAGGCGGTTTCCCTATCCCTTTGTATGATGACACTATCGCCATAGGTACCTTCCGCGCCACGGAACATGGAATCTCCGTAGTCTGCGCGGGTGGCAACAACGGTCCGCTCGCTAGCTCGGTCGCAAACACAGCTCCTTGGGTCTCAACAATCGGAGCGGGCACGCTCGATAGAAAGTTCCCGGGGGTGGTTAGGTTAGCCAACGGGAAGCTACTCTACGGAGAGTCGTTGTACCCAGGGAAAGGGATAAAGAAGGCTGAGAGAGAGTTGGAGATTGTCTACGTGGCCGGAGGAGACAAAGGAAGCGAGTTTTGCCTGAGAGGCTCGCTTCCGAGAGAGAGTGTACAAGGGAAGATGGTGATATGCGACCGTGGAGTCAACGGGAGATCTGAGAAAGGACAGGCCGTTAAAGAAGCGGGCGGCGTCGCGATGATCTTGGCTAACACCGAGATTAACCAAGAGGAGGATTCCGTAGACGTTCATTTGATACCCGCTACGTTGATCGGTTACGAAGAGTCTGTTGTTTTGAAAGGTTACGTGAGGGACACGGTAAGGGCGAAAGCTAGGTTAATTTTCGGCGGGACGGTGATTGGGAGGTCGAGAGGGCCTGATGTGGCGCAGTTCTCAGCGAGAGGACCGAGTTTGGCTAACCCTTCGGTGCTTAAACCGGATTTGATCGCGCCAGGTGTCAATATTATAGCCGCTTGGCCTCAGAATCTTGGACCGACGGGGCTTCCTTATGATTCGAGGAGAGTTAACTTCACTGTGATGTCGGGAACTTCGATGTCTTGTCCGCACGTGAGCGGCATCACTGCTCTTATCCGGTCCGCGTATCCGAGCTGGTCTCCTGCTGCTATCAGATCTGCGATGATGACGACGGCTGATTTGTATGATCGGAGAGGGAAAGAGATTAGGGATGGGGATAAACCGGCGGGAGTGTTTGCTATTGGAGCAGGGCATGTGAATCCGGTTAAGGCGATTAACCCCGGGTTGGTTTACAACATCCAACCGGTTGATTACATTGCTTACTTATGCACTATTGGGTTTACTAGATCGGATATTTTAGCGATCACTCACAGGAACGTTAGCTGCGGCGTGGTACTGAGGAAAAGTCCCGGTTTTAGTCTTAATTATCCGTCCATTTCGGTTATTTTTAGACGTGGGAGGACTAAGGAGATGGTCACGAGGCGTGTGACTAACGTTGGGAGTCCTAACTCGGTGTACACTGTGAATGTTAAGGCTCCTATGGGGATTAATGTGATTGTAAAGCCTAAGAGGCTTGTGTTTAGTCACGTTGATCAAACGTTGAGCTATAGAGTTTGGTTTGTGTTGAAGAAGGGAAGCAGAGGAGAGAAGGTGGCTGATAGCTTTGCTGATGGACAGTTGACTTGGGTCGACTCTAGGAATGTGATGCAGCGAGTTAGGAGTCCAATCTCTGTGACCTTGAAGAATTATCATTGA
- the LOC117129008 gene encoding glutathione S-transferase T2-like — translation MAHTIFANDHKTKFNLHHAWEELRYDQKWCEAATHKTTGSGKKRKCDGAQSDGATSPLCDQATQRPPGVKAAKAASGKRSIGDHQEGKGTAKFETLCSIKDRDLIVQERLSKQRLLESLISKKDPLSEAEEALKQKLINRVFEDV, via the coding sequence ATGGCACACACCATCTTTGCCAAcgaccataaaacaaaatttaacctCCACCATGCTTGGGAGGAGTTGAGGTACGACCAGAAATGGTGTGAAGCTGCAACGCACAAGACTACTGGAAGCGGTAAGAAGAGAAAGTGTGATGGAGCACAATCAGATGGAGCAACTTCCCCTCTCTGTGATCAAGCAACACAACGACCTCCTGGTGTTAAGGCGGCGAAAGCAGCAAGCGGTAAGAGAAGTATAGGAGATCACCAGGAAGGGAAAGGAACAGCTAAGTTTGAAACCTTGTGTTCTATTAAAGATAGAGATTTGATCGTTCAAGAGAGACTTTCGAAGCAACGTTTGCTTGAAAGTCTCATCTCCAAAAAAGACCCACTGTCTGAAGCTGAAGAAGCTCTAAAGCAGAAGCTAATAAATCGAGTCTTTGAAGATGTTTAA